Proteins from a genomic interval of Rattus norvegicus strain BN/NHsdMcwi chromosome 2, GRCr8, whole genome shotgun sequence:
- the S100vp gene encoding S100 calcium-binding protein, ventral prostate: protein MAQNLTSTEQEIMELLMILQEFSVKKIDKLDVQEVKRLFREELPNFLKAMDEATKNKILNDKGKEMPFDEIWDMIGRMALEYRKKNSNALKD, encoded by the exons ATGGCCCAAAATTTGACCTCAACTGAGCAGGAGATAATGGAGCTCTTAATGATATTACAAGAGTTCTCCGTGAAAAAGATAGACAAACTGGATGTCCAGGAAGTAAAAAGGCTCTTTAGAGAGGAACTTCCAAATTTTCTAAAG GCAATGGATGAagctactaaaaacaaaataCTGAATGACAAGGGGAAGGAGATGCCCTTTGATGAGATTTGGGACATGATAGGAAGAATGGCACTGGAGTACAGGAAGAAGAACAGCAATGCCCTCAAAGATTAG